Proteins from one bacterium genomic window:
- a CDS encoding MFS transporter yields MKRSPLTVIFITVFIDLVSFGIVIPLLPFYAQQFDASGTTIGLLLSVFSLMSFLFMPLWGRISDRYGRRPVLLVTIFCSVIGYIIFANAFALWLLFLARIMSGIGNANISVAQAYISDVTSAKERAKGMGLIGAAFGLGFVFGPLIGGVFSGEAFGAYRFAIPGWIAVGLSLINFFMAYFMLPESLAQTKQDEIKAHHLIDVRGLQRAIKKENLGLLMIFFFIVTIAFSSIYATFPLFIMEEPFRLTSSAMGWFFVEIGIVSVIIQGGLIGRLNHRFGEQRLISFGAIAMAIGFITFPLSAYLPIGGIVLLIISTALISMGSSCLAPTTMGLTSRLADVSEQGSILGIAQSFASLGRMIGPFIGGAAYDYAGHKSPYYFAFVLMAVAAVMAFILKSRDLKLDEAPVAMEPVAEV; encoded by the coding sequence ATGAAGCGTTCTCCGCTTACGGTTATTTTTATTACGGTATTTATTGATCTGGTAAGTTTTGGTATTGTAATACCGTTATTACCGTTTTATGCGCAGCAGTTTGACGCATCGGGCACGACGATCGGTTTGTTATTGAGTGTTTTTTCACTCATGTCATTTTTATTTATGCCTTTATGGGGACGTATTTCGGATCGTTACGGGAGAAGGCCGGTTTTATTGGTGACGATATTTTGTTCAGTTATCGGATATATCATTTTTGCCAATGCGTTCGCACTGTGGTTGCTTTTTTTGGCACGTATCATGTCCGGGATCGGTAACGCGAATATTTCCGTGGCACAAGCTTATATCAGCGATGTCACTTCGGCCAAGGAACGCGCCAAAGGTATGGGATTGATCGGCGCGGCATTTGGTCTTGGATTTGTCTTTGGGCCGTTAATCGGCGGTGTTTTTTCCGGCGAAGCGTTTGGAGCGTATCGTTTTGCGATTCCCGGTTGGATCGCAGTGGGGTTGTCGTTGATCAATTTTTTCATGGCTTATTTTATGCTGCCGGAATCTCTGGCACAAACCAAGCAGGATGAAATAAAAGCGCATCATCTTATAGATGTGCGCGGTTTACAGCGCGCCATAAAAAAAGAAAACCTGGGCTTACTGATGATTTTCTTTTTTATTGTGACGATTGCTTTTTCCAGTATCTATGCGACGTTCCCTCTGTTTATTATGGAAGAGCCATTTCGTCTGACGAGTTCGGCGATGGGATGGTTTTTTGTAGAAATCGGAATCGTGAGTGTAATCATTCAAGGCGGTTTGATCGGCAGACTGAATCACCGCTTTGGTGAACAGCGTTTGATCAGTTTTGGAGCTATCGCTATGGCGATCGGTTTTATTACTTTTCCTTTGTCGGCATATTTGCCAATCGGTGGTATTGTTTTACTTATAATTTCGACCGCGTTGATCTCGATGGGCAGTTCGTGTTTAGCGCCGACGACGATGGGTCTTACATCGCGTTTGGCCGATGTGTCAGAGCAAGGCTCGATTCTTGGTATTGCACAGAGTTTTGCCAGTTTAGGACGGATGATCGGTCCGTTCATCGGCGGTGCGGCGTATGACTATGCCGGACATAAATCACCGTATTATTTTGCTTTTGTGCTGATGGCCGTTGCCGCGGTCATGGCTTTTATTCTCAAAAGCCGTGATCTGAAATTGGACGAGGCGCCGGTTGCGATGGAACCGGTGGCCGAAGTATAG
- a CDS encoding MFS transporter: MYDWANSAFILTVVTAVLPVYFADVVVPKEGFDIGGTLYSATSLWGFMISSSALFVFLCAPMLGAIADFTAAKKKFLMVFCYTGSLFTVLLFFCGSGDVWMTMIFLIIAQIGFVGGNIFYDAFLPHVAPPGQMDWVSGKGFAYGYIGSDIQFLLCLGLILGHDALGLTGTMAVRLVLAFSGLWWAGFSIFTWKYVHEAPATENIPDDLRSSPKVIAYIRLGLRRTVGVLKKIVSTPYLLIFLIAFMLYNEGIQTTIVMATIYGKEELGLSTSVLMITLFVIQIVAMFGALLFSKLAERWSTQKAILTTLVGWSLVVLYAYGMTTSAEYMALGVVVGIVMGGSQALSRSYYGAMIPKESSAEYYAFYSVFTKFSAIWGPLVFAVIRQATGSSRLSIVSLIVFFILGMILLTMVRVPKSAEVPAS, translated from the coding sequence ATGTACGATTGGGCCAATTCGGCCTTCATACTTACCGTTGTCACGGCGGTATTGCCGGTGTATTTTGCCGATGTCGTCGTACCCAAAGAGGGTTTTGATATCGGCGGCACACTGTATAGTGCGACATCGCTGTGGGGCTTTATGATCAGCAGCTCGGCGCTATTTGTATTTCTTTGTGCACCGATGTTAGGTGCGATCGCTGATTTTACCGCTGCCAAAAAGAAATTTCTGATGGTGTTTTGTTATACCGGTAGTCTTTTTACCGTACTTCTGTTTTTTTGCGGGTCCGGTGATGTATGGATGACTATGATTTTTCTGATCATCGCCCAAATCGGTTTTGTCGGCGGAAACATTTTTTATGACGCTTTTTTGCCGCATGTCGCTCCGCCCGGGCAGATGGATTGGGTATCCGGGAAAGGTTTCGCGTATGGTTATATCGGAAGCGACATCCAGTTTTTGTTATGCCTCGGTCTTATTTTAGGACACGATGCGTTGGGATTGACCGGTACGATGGCAGTTCGTTTGGTACTGGCATTTTCCGGTTTGTGGTGGGCCGGGTTTTCTATTTTTACTTGGAAATATGTACACGAAGCGCCTGCGACGGAAAACATACCTGATGATTTAAGAAGTTCGCCCAAAGTCATAGCGTATATTCGTCTCGGATTACGTCGGACGGTCGGTGTACTTAAAAAAATAGTTTCCACGCCGTATCTGTTAATTTTTCTTATCGCTTTTATGTTGTATAACGAAGGTATTCAAACTACGATAGTCATGGCAACTATCTACGGGAAAGAAGAACTCGGTCTCTCGACTTCGGTACTCATGATCACACTTTTTGTGATCCAGATCGTGGCCATGTTCGGTGCACTACTTTTCAGTAAACTCGCCGAACGTTGGAGTACACAAAAGGCGATTCTTACGACATTGGTCGGGTGGTCGTTGGTCGTCTTGTATGCGTATGGGATGACTACTTCGGCTGAATATATGGCGCTGGGCGTGGTGGTCGGCATCGTCATGGGTGGGTCGCAAGCGCTGAGCCGTTCGTATTACGGTGCGATGATTCCCAAAGAATCTTCTGCCGAGTATTATGCGTTTTATTCTGTATTTACCAAGTTTTCTGCGATATGGGGTCCGCTTGTGTTTGCCGTCATTCGGCAAGCGACCGGTTCGTCCCGTTTATCCATTGTATCGCTAATAGTTTTTTTTATTCTGGGTATGATATTGCTGACGATGGTACGAGTTCCCAAGTCAGCCGAAGTGCCTGCATCATAG
- the purQ gene encoding phosphoribosylformylglycinamidine synthase subunit PurQ codes for MKTGVVVFPGSNCDHDAFYTAGELIGHKAEYIWHKDRKDLRSFDLIIVPGGFSYGDYLRTGAIARFAPIMQDVMDFAKYGGTVFGVCNGFQILTEAGLLPGALLRNSHLHYVCKNIYLRAENDNSRFTNTLKKGEVLMVPIAHGEGNYFADNETLKRLEGDNRVLFRYCTENGTINADGNPNGSLNNIAGIMNENGNVAGMMPHPERCADPALGQNDGLKVFESLLIARQKAA; via the coding sequence ATGAAAACGGGTGTTGTCGTATTTCCGGGTTCCAATTGCGATCACGATGCTTTTTACACGGCCGGTGAACTGATCGGCCACAAAGCAGAATACATTTGGCACAAAGACCGTAAAGACCTTCGATCGTTTGATCTCATCATCGTACCCGGCGGTTTTTCGTATGGCGACTACCTGCGAACCGGCGCCATTGCCCGTTTCGCGCCGATCATGCAGGATGTGATGGATTTTGCAAAATATGGCGGTACCGTTTTCGGTGTCTGCAATGGTTTTCAGATTCTGACCGAAGCCGGTTTACTGCCCGGGGCCTTATTGCGCAACAGCCACCTGCACTACGTGTGTAAAAATATTTACCTTCGCGCGGAAAATGATAATTCGCGATTTACCAATACGCTGAAAAAAGGCGAAGTGCTCATGGTGCCGATAGCGCACGGTGAAGGCAATTATTTTGCCGACAACGAGACGCTCAAACGGCTTGAAGGCGACAACCGTGTTCTTTTTCGCTATTGCACGGAAAACGGAACGATCAACGCCGATGGCAATCCCAATGGTTCTCTGAATAATATTGCCGGTATCATGAATGAAAACGGTAATGTCGCCGGTATGATGCCGCATCCGGAGCGTTGTGCAGATCCGGCTTTAGGTCAAAATGACGGGCTCAAAGTTTTTGAATCGCTGCTTATAGCGCGGCAAAAAGCGGCATAA
- a CDS encoding TSUP family transporter yields the protein MEFEFISLLFIGVCGFAFLAGFVDAIVGGGGLVTVPFLFVGFPTAPVSMVIGTNRFSSIPGTIVAARHYLRHTQIPVKMLLLCAFSAAVMSYTGAAVSRLLKPDVLKPLMLIIMVAVAAYTYMKKNLGHTDDHTFSDWRLPATAILVCAVLGFYNGFFGPGTGSLLVFAFVSVIGFSFLKSSAMAKIVNVVADIASLIFFITNGFVFWKLAIPMAFCQIAGSVVGSRMAVLKGNRFIRYVFLVVVGGLILRFGYDVWKMMA from the coding sequence ATGGAATTTGAATTCATTTCATTACTTTTTATAGGTGTTTGCGGGTTTGCTTTTTTGGCCGGATTTGTGGATGCGATCGTCGGCGGCGGGGGATTGGTTACAGTACCTTTTTTATTTGTAGGATTTCCGACTGCTCCGGTTTCGATGGTGATCGGTACCAATCGTTTTTCTTCGATTCCTGGAACCATCGTAGCGGCGCGACATTATCTGCGTCACACCCAAATTCCTGTTAAAATGCTCTTATTATGTGCGTTTTCGGCCGCGGTGATGTCCTACACAGGCGCCGCGGTTTCGCGATTACTCAAGCCCGACGTGCTCAAGCCACTGATGCTCATAATCATGGTAGCCGTAGCAGCCTATACATATATGAAAAAAAATCTGGGTCATACCGATGATCATACGTTTTCAGATTGGCGGTTACCGGCTACGGCGATACTTGTGTGTGCCGTGCTCGGCTTTTATAATGGTTTTTTTGGACCGGGTACGGGCAGTCTGCTTGTATTTGCGTTTGTTTCGGTTATCGGATTTAGTTTTTTGAAATCATCCGCAATGGCCAAAATTGTCAACGTCGTCGCCGACATCGCATCGCTGATATTTTTTATTACGAACGGGTTTGTGTTCTGGAAGTTGGCCATACCGATGGCGTTTTGTCAGATTGCGGGTTCGGTGGTGGGCAGCCGAATGGCTGTATTGAAAGGTAATCGGTTTATCCGATACGTATTTCTCGTCGTCGTCGGCGGATTGATACTTCGTTTCGGTTATGATGTTTGGAAAATGATGGCGTAA
- a CDS encoding RNA methyltransferase: MTPQKDFVYPDLTSIAVILVEPQAPGNIGSVARAMKNFGMKDLRLVRPCDHLDREALWMAVKAEDILHSAQIYPTLTDALKGIQFSVATSNRRRETHFPSFTPREIAQQMAAFSPVTSCALVFGGEKNGLSTEDVHACRVLSTVTTAPVQNSLNLSHAVMIYLYEVFAARLTGNPQFVWDMAKPADMEILYERIQRVLEAVKFKPRKTNEDFLLGVRRILGRTPLEDRDVRLLHKIFQEIERYVKRSEA; the protein is encoded by the coding sequence GTGACGCCGCAAAAGGATTTTGTTTATCCCGATCTTACCTCGATAGCTGTTATTCTCGTCGAACCGCAAGCACCCGGAAATATCGGTTCGGTCGCTCGCGCCATGAAAAATTTTGGCATGAAGGATTTGCGTTTGGTGCGTCCATGCGATCATTTGGATCGTGAAGCCTTGTGGATGGCTGTGAAAGCGGAGGACATACTTCATTCGGCGCAGATCTATCCGACACTTACCGACGCCTTGAAGGGTATTCAGTTTTCTGTTGCCACAAGTAATCGCCGTCGTGAAACGCATTTCCCGAGTTTTACACCGCGCGAAATCGCGCAACAAATGGCGGCCTTTTCGCCCGTTACTTCATGTGCCTTGGTTTTCGGTGGAGAAAAAAATGGTTTGTCAACCGAAGATGTGCATGCGTGCCGAGTGCTCTCTACCGTGACGACCGCTCCGGTTCAAAATTCGCTCAATCTTTCGCATGCGGTTATGATCTATTTGTATGAAGTATTCGCCGCGCGACTTACGGGCAATCCGCAGTTTGTGTGGGATATGGCCAAACCGGCAGATATGGAAATATTATATGAAAGAATACAACGCGTACTGGAAGCAGTAAAATTTAAACCACGAAAAACCAATGAAGATTTTTTACTGGGCGTCCGGCGCATACTGGGGCGTACACCGTTGGAAGACCGTGACGTGCGTTTGTTACACAAAATATTTCAGGAGATCGAACGTTATGTCAAGCGGTCGGAAGCGTAG
- a CDS encoding PAS domain S-box protein: protein MDHIEKYFGSLIQRAGDAIFTVSPSQIILSWNDGARELLGYGKEDVLGHSVDVLSPLDDKRHMRAMAIEVFDHGALKNLETELTRKDGHVVSAYITVSPVTDENENVVAVSFIAKDITDQNRLLIHLIESQRQAGQIQALVEALTTLSHHIRNASAVISAKSEVSLELNQLAVYHDLVRVCTHETRRITAVIDTLQDLVREMQVSGEPIDTVQMNGAPAPLLDIEARLKERLKKLDERSK, encoded by the coding sequence ATGGATCATATCGAAAAATATTTCGGATCATTGATACAGCGTGCCGGCGACGCGATTTTTACCGTCAGTCCATCGCAGATTATTTTATCGTGGAATGATGGAGCGCGTGAATTGCTCGGATATGGCAAGGAAGACGTTCTTGGCCACAGTGTGGATGTTCTATCGCCGCTGGATGACAAACGCCATATGCGTGCAATGGCGATTGAGGTGTTTGATCACGGTGCGCTCAAAAATTTGGAAACCGAACTTACCCGCAAAGACGGGCATGTCGTATCGGCCTACATTACCGTTTCACCGGTGACGGATGAAAACGAAAATGTCGTAGCGGTATCGTTTATCGCCAAAGATATTACGGATCAGAATCGGCTACTGATTCATCTCATCGAAAGCCAACGTCAGGCCGGGCAGATACAAGCTTTAGTCGAAGCATTGACCACGCTGTCGCACCATATTCGCAATGCTTCCGCTGTAATATCCGCCAAAAGTGAAGTGTCGCTGGAACTCAATCAACTGGCCGTCTATCACGATCTGGTGCGGGTATGTACGCATGAAACGCGGCGTATAACGGCGGTGATTGACACTTTGCAGGACTTGGTGCGCGAAATGCAAGTCAGCGGCGAACCGATCGATACGGTGCAAATGAACGGTGCACCGGCCCCTCTTTTAGATATCGAAGCCCGCCTCAAGGAGCGCCTCAAAAAGCTTGATGAAAGGTCGAAGTGA
- the pgeF gene encoding peptidoglycan editing factor PgeF, which produces MPEPSMIFEEKDGLRLCRFPALEKFPDVMAVMSTRIGGVSEGDYKGLNLGLSTDDNPHRVEENRQRFWRALGVDMNDVIRQHQVHEDRVVFLQEQTLCADTDAMYTDQSKKFLTVVAADCVPVLFYEPAHRIIAVIHAGWRGTQKQIIKKTMASIQQTFGCSLGHAVAVLGPSIGADHYEVSDEVASMFDTAFVNRRDYPKPHLDLWKANATQLDEAGVGHIVVTAACTMCQPDIYYSHRAAGGRSGRMVGVIGRRN; this is translated from the coding sequence GTGCCTGAACCCTCCATGATTTTCGAAGAAAAAGACGGATTGCGCCTTTGCCGGTTTCCGGCGCTCGAAAAATTTCCCGACGTGATGGCTGTGATGTCCACGCGCATCGGCGGTGTCAGCGAGGGGGATTACAAAGGGCTCAATCTTGGACTGAGCACGGATGATAATCCGCATCGTGTCGAAGAAAATCGGCAACGGTTTTGGCGAGCGCTCGGTGTAGATATGAATGATGTAATTCGACAGCATCAGGTGCACGAAGATCGCGTCGTTTTTTTGCAGGAGCAAACCCTCTGTGCCGATACCGATGCGATGTATACCGACCAGTCGAAAAAATTTCTGACCGTCGTCGCGGCGGATTGTGTACCGGTTTTATTTTATGAGCCTGCGCATCGTATCATCGCTGTGATACATGCAGGCTGGCGCGGAACGCAGAAACAAATTATCAAAAAAACGATGGCTTCTATTCAACAAACATTCGGATGTTCATTGGGTCATGCCGTGGCGGTCCTTGGGCCGTCCATCGGCGCGGATCATTATGAAGTCAGTGATGAGGTTGCGTCAATGTTTGATACGGCGTTTGTCAATCGTCGCGACTACCCGAAACCGCATCTTGATTTATGGAAAGCTAATGCCACACAATTAGATGAAGCCGGCGTCGGTCATATCGTCGTGACCGCTGCCTGTACGATGTGCCAACCGGATATATACTATTCGCACCGCGCTGCCGGGGGCCGTTCTGGCCGTATGGTCGGCGTGATTGGGAGGAGGAACTGA
- a CDS encoding cation diffusion facilitator family transporter has product MHSDKMRVALTSVLAAIFLTGMKLAAGLATGSLGILSEAAHSALDLGAALLTYVAVRISDKPADDDHSYGHGKVENISALLQTGLLILTCFFIIRAAVERLMSGDVQVEVNVWSFVVIIVSIIVDYSRSRALARIAKTYRSQALEADALHFSSDIWSSSVVIIGLISTALGFHQGDSLAAIGVALFVLVISGKLLKETIDALTDSMPKDIEQRIRTALVSLDGVERYRHLRVRQSGSKVFVDMYIDVKRTVPFEMAHHVADAVETRIHEIVPNADVIIHMEPQETDDESIIDKIRMIVVQEGLACHNVRAQRVTNGYFVDFHLECESHQRFDEAHEASSRIESRLMEKIPEIKDVKVHIEDARDRVVQAFDITDQSKPLIAAVRAIAADTQPVLACSDFIVMDIGGHKKMMLNCVVPGDLSLDEVHAITTRLENRIHRNIPEISSIVIHPELARA; this is encoded by the coding sequence ATGCACTCCGACAAAATGCGGGTGGCTTTGACCTCCGTATTAGCGGCTATTTTTTTAACCGGTATGAAATTGGCTGCAGGTTTAGCCACCGGCAGTCTCGGTATATTATCCGAAGCGGCCCATTCAGCGCTGGATCTGGGCGCTGCGCTTCTGACGTATGTAGCTGTGCGTATATCCGATAAGCCGGCCGATGACGATCATTCCTATGGTCACGGTAAAGTCGAAAACATATCGGCGCTGCTGCAAACGGGATTATTGATCCTGACTTGCTTTTTTATCATTCGCGCGGCCGTAGAGCGTTTGATGTCCGGCGATGTGCAGGTGGAGGTGAATGTATGGAGTTTTGTTGTAATTATAGTTTCCATCATCGTGGATTATTCCCGGTCTCGGGCACTTGCGCGTATTGCCAAAACGTATCGCAGTCAGGCGCTGGAAGCTGACGCACTGCACTTTTCGTCGGATATTTGGAGTTCGTCGGTTGTAATCATAGGCCTTATTTCCACAGCGTTGGGATTTCATCAAGGCGATTCGCTTGCGGCTATCGGCGTGGCGTTATTTGTGCTTGTGATCAGCGGTAAATTACTCAAAGAAACGATTGATGCTTTGACGGACTCCATGCCTAAAGATATTGAACAGCGCATCAGAACGGCGCTGGTCAGTTTAGACGGTGTAGAGCGGTATCGCCATTTGCGGGTTCGTCAGTCGGGTTCGAAAGTGTTTGTGGACATGTATATTGATGTCAAGCGTACGGTGCCTTTCGAAATGGCGCATCATGTCGCCGATGCTGTGGAAACGCGCATTCATGAAATCGTGCCCAATGCGGATGTGATCATTCATATGGAGCCGCAGGAAACCGACGATGAAAGTATCATTGATAAAATCCGGATGATCGTCGTACAAGAAGGTCTTGCATGCCACAATGTACGTGCACAACGGGTTACCAACGGATATTTTGTGGATTTTCATTTGGAATGTGAAAGCCATCAGAGATTTGACGAAGCGCATGAAGCGTCATCGCGCATTGAAAGCCGATTGATGGAAAAAATTCCGGAGATTAAGGATGTAAAAGTGCATATCGAAGATGCGCGGGATCGGGTTGTGCAAGCATTTGACATTACGGACCAAAGCAAGCCGCTCATCGCCGCCGTACGGGCTATTGCGGCTGATACACAGCCGGTGCTGGCATGCAGCGATTTTATCGTGATGGATATCGGAGGTCATAAAAAAATGATGCTCAATTGCGTGGTGCCCGGCGATTTATCGCTCGATGAGGTACACGCCATAACGACAAGACTCGAAAACCGAATTCATCGGAATATTCCGGAGATTTCATCCATTGTCATTCACCCGGAGTTAGCGCGTGCCTGA
- a CDS encoding antibiotic biosynthesis monooxygenase, with translation MAVIKIKPEFVSRMPDIVAEAKSIIGTYEGFISWENMRADDTSRVFVDILRWKTKKHADQAFVKFHSTESCSRLMNALEKDVYFGHVRHY, from the coding sequence GTGGCTGTTATTAAAATCAAACCGGAGTTTGTGTCGCGTATGCCGGATATTGTCGCTGAAGCCAAATCCATTATCGGCACGTACGAAGGATTTATATCATGGGAAAACATGCGTGCTGACGACACGTCGCGTGTTTTTGTAGATATTTTACGATGGAAAACCAAAAAACATGCCGATCAGGCCTTTGTAAAATTTCATTCCACCGAATCGTGCTCTCGTTTAATGAACGCTCTCGAAAAAGATGTCTATTTCGGTCATGTTCGCCACTATTAA
- a CDS encoding DinB family protein, whose protein sequence is MNITAHLHKFESIANDWMAALDTYDERNFNRKPDQESWSIGQVYYHLVHGTQNFHLRMVRQCMDNPAHAHEKKTFPGKIVFFMGRFPPIRIKVPPSDMYTPKQPESIAAIRRDLNTLIGTMPTIANELSQKQHQGKAQHPRFGYLSGDEWFAMIQMHFRHHLYQKNRLDSFLQKGA, encoded by the coding sequence ATGAATATCACTGCACACTTACATAAATTCGAATCCATCGCAAACGATTGGATGGCGGCTTTGGACACGTATGATGAACGAAATTTCAATCGTAAACCGGACCAAGAAAGTTGGTCCATTGGGCAGGTGTATTACCACCTCGTACACGGCACACAAAATTTTCATCTCCGCATGGTGCGGCAATGTATGGATAACCCGGCCCATGCTCATGAGAAAAAAACCTTTCCGGGAAAAATTGTGTTTTTCATGGGCCGCTTTCCCCCGATACGCATCAAAGTACCCCCTTCCGACATGTACACACCCAAACAGCCGGAATCCATTGCCGCCATACGCCGCGATTTGAATACTTTGATCGGAACCATGCCAACGATTGCTAACGAACTATCACAGAAACAACATCAGGGCAAGGCACAACACCCCCGATTCGGATATTTGAGCGGCGACGAATGGTTTGCCATGATCCAAATGCATTTTCGACATCACTTGTATCAAAAAAATCGTCTTGATAGTTTCTTACAGAAAGGAGCATAA
- a CDS encoding VOC family protein: MLGLCSVIHHVTDLETAKRWYADAFGVKPYFDQPFYVGFQFGGFELGLDPDPKQYNSPGFGSITYWRTDNVQAMFDHLIRSGAQANEHPNCVGGDLIIASVRDPFGNVIGLMYNPEFKITE; encoded by the coding sequence ATATTGGGATTGTGCTCTGTAATACATCACGTCACGGATCTGGAAACGGCCAAACGTTGGTATGCCGATGCGTTTGGTGTAAAGCCCTATTTCGATCAACCTTTTTATGTCGGATTTCAATTCGGCGGATTCGAACTTGGTCTTGATCCGGATCCTAAACAATACAATTCACCTGGATTCGGCAGTATTACCTATTGGCGCACCGACAATGTGCAAGCTATGTTTGATCATCTTATCCGGTCAGGCGCTCAAGCCAACGAGCATCCAAACTGTGTTGGCGGCGATCTTATCATCGCATCGGTGCGCGATCCGTTTGGTAATGTGATCGGATTGATGTACAATCCTGAATTCAAAATAACGGAATGA
- a CDS encoding DNA alkylation repair protein has protein sequence MAEPLKNMFSRSFVETLGDQVQTVYSSFDKRAFTNFIFDHAWSQRELKDRMHHISSGLRSHLPEDYRKALGILIHVTKRFRMNNTNVSFTDMVFPDFVEHFGLDDLESSIPALELFTQVSSAEFAIRPFILRYPDIMLQQMLVWSRHSSPHVRRLASEGCRPRLPWAIALPVFQKDPAPILPILENLKADPSEYVRRSVANNLNDITKDNPEIVLQIAERWRGLSTETDKLVKHACRTLLKRGNKKALSIFGTHDASGVSVLSFVSKKKKIFIGDTLDFEAEIRIRKVKTLRIEYAIDFVKSGGKISRKVFKWREGPYDNGSLKLNKRHRFQNFTTRKHYPGKHAITLIINGHPIADLHITLGDRHD, from the coding sequence ATGGCAGAACCATTAAAAAATATGTTTTCCAGATCGTTTGTCGAAACTTTAGGCGATCAGGTTCAAACCGTTTATTCGAGTTTTGACAAACGGGCATTTACGAATTTTATTTTTGATCACGCATGGTCTCAGCGCGAACTCAAAGATCGAATGCATCATATTTCCTCCGGTCTCAGATCTCATTTACCTGAGGATTACCGAAAGGCGCTCGGTATTCTCATTCATGTGACGAAACGTTTTCGTATGAATAATACCAATGTATCGTTTACGGATATGGTGTTTCCGGATTTCGTAGAACACTTCGGACTTGACGATTTGGAGTCATCCATACCGGCATTGGAATTATTCACCCAAGTTTCAAGCGCTGAATTCGCCATCAGGCCTTTTATTCTTCGTTATCCGGACATCATGTTACAGCAAATGCTCGTTTGGAGTCGGCACAGTAGTCCGCATGTACGCCGATTGGCCAGCGAAGGTTGCCGTCCGCGACTGCCATGGGCTATCGCATTACCTGTGTTTCAAAAAGACCCGGCTCCGATTCTGCCGATTTTAGAAAATCTTAAGGCTGATCCTTCAGAATATGTTCGCCGAAGCGTGGCGAATAACCTGAACGACATAACCAAGGATAATCCGGAAATCGTACTGCAGATCGCAGAACGCTGGCGAGGTTTGTCTACGGAAACAGACAAATTGGTCAAACACGCCTGTCGCACGCTTTTGAAACGCGGGAACAAAAAAGCGCTCTCAATTTTTGGAACGCATGATGCCTCCGGCGTTTCAGTGCTTTCATTTGTATCCAAGAAGAAAAAAATATTTATCGGTGATACGTTGGATTTTGAAGCGGAAATTCGGATCCGGAAAGTCAAAACACTTCGCATCGAATACGCGATTGATTTTGTCAAATCCGGAGGAAAAATCAGCCGCAAAGTCTTCAAATGGCGTGAAGGTCCTTATGATAACGGTTCTTTGAAGTTGAACAAAAGGCATCGTTTTCAAAATTTTACGACGCGCAAGCATTATCCAGGAAAACATGCAATTACTTTGATCATCAATGGTCATCCCATAGCAGACTTGCACATAACGCTTGGCGACCGCCATGACTAA
- a CDS encoding GAF domain-containing protein — MFETHSTEYSTKSEMYAALHTQIHHLLEGENDLIANAANASSLLYYTLPALNWAGFYFYKGGELVVGPFQGKPACVHIAMGKGVCGTAAQQRKTVVVKDVHAFPGHIACDSASNSEIVIPLISGEQLFGVLDLDSPQMARFDETDRAGLEEFVDIFMKHTTWPKNL, encoded by the coding sequence ATGTTTGAGACGCACTCCACCGAATATAGCACCAAGTCCGAAATGTATGCTGCATTGCATACCCAGATTCATCATTTGCTTGAAGGTGAAAACGATCTCATTGCCAACGCAGCCAACGCTTCTTCTTTATTATATTATACGTTGCCAGCACTTAATTGGGCCGGTTTTTATTTTTATAAAGGCGGTGAATTGGTGGTAGGCCCTTTTCAAGGTAAACCTGCTTGTGTTCACATCGCTATGGGCAAGGGGGTATGTGGTACGGCCGCTCAACAGAGAAAAACTGTTGTAGTGAAGGATGTGCATGCTTTCCCGGGGCATATCGCGTGCGACAGTGCTTCGAATTCTGAAATTGTGATCCCTCTGATTTCGGGAGAACAGTTATTCGGAGTTCTGGATTTGGATAGCCCTCAGATGGCTCGTTTTGACGAAACGGATCGGGCCGGTCTGGAGGAATTCGTTGATATTTTTATGAAACATACCACTTGGCCAAAGAATTTATAG